CTGCCTTCACAGGGTTTACATGAATGTAATCAAGCTTTTGCTGTATCATTTCATTGGTGCTCAATTCAATTGGGTTATTGTGTTGCTGCCAAAATTGAAAGCCTTTGTTGTGCTTGTTCTTTTTTTCAGCCCTTTCCATCATCCAAAGCATCCATTCCCTGCGGCTTTCCTGCGGGTGCATTTGGATCAGTTCCCTCAGCTTGGTGGCAGTGTGCCTTTTCATATCCC
The Bacteroidia bacterium genome window above contains:
- a CDS encoding transposase, encoding MKRHTATKLRELIQMHPQESRREWMLWMMERAEKKNKHNKGFQFWQQHNNPIELSTNEMIQQKLDYIHVNPVKAGLVAEPHHWLYSSALDYSGGKGLLAGVKLIA